The Myxococcota bacterium genome has a segment encoding these proteins:
- a CDS encoding nuclear transport factor 2 family protein has protein sequence MPAAYDPADTLRRFFADLDRLDFDAVGAYCSDDCAYEDVPVGPAATAVGPKAIAEKLRNGLGMLERIPTTIHRLARDGDTVLVERTEVWHHPTGERATLPVMAVFEFRASDGKITLWRDYWDVKTLFDQQPPGWLEKIVGAAASAGR, from the coding sequence ATGCCCGCCGCGTACGACCCCGCCGACACGCTCCGCCGCTTCTTCGCCGACCTCGACCGGCTCGACTTCGACGCCGTCGGCGCCTACTGCAGCGACGACTGCGCCTACGAGGACGTGCCCGTCGGCCCCGCGGCGACGGCCGTCGGTCCGAAGGCGATCGCCGAGAAGCTGCGCAACGGGCTCGGCATGCTCGAGCGCATCCCGACGACGATCCACCGCCTCGCGCGCGACGGCGACACCGTGCTCGTCGAGCGCACCGAGGTCTGGCACCACCCGACGGGCGAGCGCGCGACGCTCCCCGTGATGGCCGTCTTCGAGTTCCGCGCCTCGGACGGGAAGATCACGCTCTGGCGCGACTACTGGGACGTGAAGACGCTCTTCGACCAGCAGCCCCCGGGCTGGCTCGAGAAGATCGTCGGTGCCGCTGCGTCCGCTGGTCGTTAG